In Sphingobacterium sp. R2, the genomic stretch AAATGGATTTCTGGTATCGGTATCTTCCGTAACAACTTTCTGCCCTTCAGCCACAGACTTATTCAAAACACCGAGATTGCCCATTAGCGGTTTTGCGAAAACGAACTGCAATGTTCCTAAAAGCATAAAGATACCAGCCAATCCGAATCCCCAGTGCCAACCATACGTTTCAGCAATATATCCACATAACATCATGCCAAAGAAAGCCCCAGCATTAACTCCCATGTAGAAAATAGTATAAGCACCATCTTTTTTCTCTGGCAGATCTTTATACATTTCTCCAAGAATAGAGGGCATGTTGGGTTTGAAAAAGCCTGTTCCGATAACTAGACAGACCAACCCGAGGAAAAACATAATAGAGGTATCAAAAGCCATAGCAGCATGCCCAAGCGTCATCACAGCTGAACCAATGATAACTGCTTTACGTGATCCGATATATTTATCTGCAATGATCCCCCCCAGAATGGGAGTTAAGTAGAGCATCATAGCATATGTACCATAAAGGGCCCCTGCTTGTTGAGCTGTCCAGGACCATCCCGAGAATGGACTACCTTGAATGACAGCTGCAGTTAAAAACTGCATTAAAAGGACGCGCATTCCGTAGAATGAAAAACGCTCCCACATCTCAGTAAAGAATAGGACAAAGAGTCCCGAACGCTGTCCTAACACATTTGATTTAAAAAAATCAGTCGACGGGCTATTAGCAATGTCCCCGTTTAATCTCCCCATAAATAATCAACCTTTATTTTTTGATAAAATATTTACAAAGAAACAAAAACAAAATCACTTTTGACCAAAATAAAGTTGCATAAACAAAAAAAGGCAACCCTACGGATTGCCTTTTCAGTAACAATTTTAATATGTCCTATCTCTTGTGCAATTGCTCATAAAGGTCAATAACTTTCTTCTGCAACTCAATCACTTCGCCATCGCGTTGTTGTAATTTTTGCGTCAAAGCATTCACCTCATTTACATACTCCTTATCTTCTTCAGAATCTGAAGTAGATAAAAGTTGAACAACTGTCAAATTGAATAATTTTGAGATTTGATTCAGGCGAGACAAATTTACATCTGTAATACCTGTTTCAATTTTAGAAAATGCTGGGATTGAGATATCCAATCGCTTTGCAACATCCTCTTGACTCCACCCTTTTTGGTGTCTAAGTAATCTGATTTTTTTTCCTAATGCATTCATCTG encodes the following:
- a CDS encoding helix-turn-helix domain-containing protein encodes the protein MNALGKKIRLLRHQKGWSQEDVAKRLDISIPAFSKIETGITDVNLSRLNQISKLFNLTVVQLLSTSDSEEDKEYVNEVNALTQKLQQRDGEVIELQKKVIDLYEQLHKR